Within the Cupriavidus malaysiensis genome, the region TTTGCCCGCATCGCGGAGATCAGCCTGCGCGAGGTCGACCGCGGCCTGGTGGAGGCGGCGCAGGCCATGGGCTGCAGCCGCTGGCACATCGTCTGGCATGTGCTGCTGCCGGAAGCCTTGCCGGGCATCGTCGGCGGCTTCGTGATCACGGTGGTGTCGCTGATCGGCGCCTCGGCCATGGCCGGTGCGGTGGGCGCCGGCGGCCTGGGCGACATCGCCATCCGTTACGGCTACCAGCGCTTCGACACCACGGTGATGGCGGTGGTGATCGTGCTGCTGATCGGCCTGGTCAGCCTGGTCCAGTGGGCCGGGGACCGCTGGGTGCGCTATCTGCGGGCACGCTGACAGGCCGATCGCCAGGCCGATCGGCTCGCCGTAACGTAGCGGCCGGAACGGGCCGGGCAGCGTCGGGACGGATACTACGGATACGGAGGCGGCGCAGTTCGCAGATGGCGCGGCGGAAGGCGGGGCAA harbors:
- a CDS encoding methionine ABC transporter permease → MSPLTIERIWQGLFDTLTMVGASALVAVAAGIPLALVLVLSAPGGVLAAPRLHRALGSVVNGFRATPFLVLLVALLPFTRLVVGATIGVWAAVVPLAVSATPFFARIAEISLREVDRGLVEAAQAMGCSRWHIVWHVLLPEALPGIVGGFVITVVSLIGASAMAGAVGAGGLGDIAIRYGYQRFDTTVMAVVIVLLIGLVSLVQWAGDRWVRYLRAR